One Trichosurus vulpecula isolate mTriVul1 chromosome 7, mTriVul1.pri, whole genome shotgun sequence genomic region harbors:
- the RPRD2 gene encoding regulation of nuclear pre-mRNA domain-containing protein 2 isoform X2, translating into MAAGGGGGGGGSKASSSAGALESSLDRKFQSVTNTMESIQGLSSWCIENKKHHSTIVYHWMKWLRRSAFPHRLNLFYLANDVIQNCKRKNAIIFRESFAEVLPEAASLVKDPSVSKSVERIFKIWEERNVYPEETIVVLKEALTSTNPKAALKSKIVAEFRSQALIDELLLYKRSEDQIELKEKQLATMRVDVCSTETLKCLKDKTGGKKFSKEFEEASSKLEEFVNGLDKQVKNGPSLTEALENAGIFYEAQYKEVKVVANAYKTFANRVNNLKKKLDQLKSTLPDPEESPVPSPSMDAPSPTGSESPFQGMGGEESQSPAVESEKSATPEPATDNRDVEDMELSDVEDDTSKIIVEDRKEKPVEKPAISTSAPTKLTESVPKAAPCTTASVAVTSTPPPPKPMSTSVLPPSPALALPNLANVDLAKISSILSSLTSVMKNTGVSPASRPSPGTPTSPTHLPGNLKAPVPATTTSHNPLANILSKVEITPESILSALSKTQTQAAPALQGLSSLLQSVTGNPVASSEAASQSTSSSPANTSISSMKGRSLPSNTQSFMPKSFSYSPNSSTSEVSSTSVSKVPIGHNPGLPTSSFKPPSNSLGFSASHSASPAIPATEPAMGQSSEISKPKLESEPTSPSLEMKIHNFLKGNPGFSGLNLNIPILSSLGASIPAESHPSDFQRGPTSTSMDNIDGTPVRDERSGTPTQDEMMDKPTSSNVDTMSLLSKIISPGSSTPSSTRSPPPGRDDSYSQELSNSVSSYRPFGLGSESPYKQTSDGMERPSSLMDSPQEKFYPDTSFQEDEDYRDFEYSGPPPSAMMNLEKKPAKSILKASKLSDTDYQPIMSSYSHRTQEFGVKSTFPPAMRALLDPSESCDHLSSSPGLYGAYNLRGNESGSDRSPSPSKNDSFFSPDSNHSSLSQSASVHLGLPQKQYPDSPHSIPHRSLFSPQSTLATPTGRPPTSGVEKVLASTISTTSTIEFKNMLKNASRKPSDDKHFGQAPSKGSTSDGVSLASLVQPSLSSSDQQQQQQQPEEHYRIETRVSSSCLDLPDSTEEKGAPIETLGYHNASNRRMSGEPIQTVESIRVLGKGNRGHGREPSRVGWFELSPSGSSFDNGPSSASELTSLGGGSGGGLSGFKAAAYKERAPSFQESVSFRASNFNSTFEHHLPPPPLEHGAPFQREPMGPSSAPPVPSKEHGGLFSRDTPSHLASVDLSNPFTKEAALAHGAPPPPPGDHSGVPFSTPPPPPPPGEHSSSGGSGVPFSNPPPPPPPVDHSGVVSFQAPPLAEHSGVPGPVAVFSKEHSSLLQGNLAEHFGVLPGPRDPTQRDLNGPGLSRVREGLSLPTHSREHLGPTHGGGGGGSSSSGPALGPPHRDTISRSGMILRNPRPDFRPRESFLNRDPFHSLKRPRPPFARGPPFFAPKRPFFPPRY; encoded by the exons GGATCCATCTGTCTCTAAGTCTGTAGAACGGATTTTTAAAATCTGGGAAGAGAGAAATGTATACCCTGAAGAAACAATTGTAGTACTAAAAGAAGCTTTGA CCTCTACCAACCCTAAAGCTGCTCTCAAGTCTAAGATAGTCGCCGAATTTCGA TCCCAGGCTCTCATTGATGAACTACTGCTCTATAAGCGTTCTGAGGACCAGATTGAACTGAAGGAGAAGCAGCTGGCCACTATGCGAGTAGATGTGTGCAGTACAGAGACCCTCAAGtgcttaaaag ATAAAACTGGTGGGAAAAAGTTTTCCAAAGAATTTGAAGAGGCAAGCTCCAAGCTGGAAGAATTTGTGAATGGCTTAGACAAGCAGGTGAAGAATGGGCCCTCACTGACGGAGGCACTGGAGAATGCTGGAATTTTTTATGAAGCTCAGTACAAGGAAGTCAAAGTGGTGGCCAAC GCATATAAAACCTTTGCTAACAGAGTGAATAATTTAAAGAAGAAACTGGATCAGCTTAAGTCCACCCTGCCTGATCCTGAAGAATCTCCAGTCCCTTCACCAAGCATGGATGCTCCCTCACCAACTGGTTCTGAGTCCCCTTTCCAgggaatgggaggagaggagtcCCAATCACCAGCTGTGGAGAGTGAGAAATCAGCCACACCTGAGCCTGCTACAGATAACCGGGATGTGGAAGACATGGAACTCTCAGATGTGGAGGATGATACATCAAAAATCATCG tgGAGGACAGGAAAGAAAAACCTGTTGAGAAGCCCGCTATATCCACGTCTGCACCTACTAAACTAACAGAAAGTGTCCCAAAGGCAGCACCGTGCACCACAGCTTCTGTGGCTGTGACATCAACTCCGCCACCACCAAAACCCATGAGCACATCAGTTCTGCCCCCGTCCCCTGCCCTGGCTTTACCGAATCTAGCCAATGTGGATCTGGCGAAGATCAGTTCCATCCTTAGCAGTCTAACATCCGTCATGAAGAATACGG GGGTCAGTCCTGCATCAAGACCATCTCCAGGCACTCCTACAAGTCCCACACACCTCCCAGGCAACCTGAAAGCACCTGTTCCTGCCACAACAACCTCTCACAATCCTCTGGCCAACATCCTCTCAAAGGTGGAAATCACCCCAGAGAGCATTCTCTCTGCCCTTTCTAAAACCCAGACGCAGGCAGCCCCTGCACTGCAAG gccTGTCATCCTTACTTCAGAGTGTTACTGGGAACCCAGTTGCTTCAAGTGAAGCTGCATCCCAGAGCACTTCATCTTCCCCAGCCAACACCAGCATCTCCAGCATGAAAGGGAGGAGTCTGCCCTCTAATACACAATCCTTTATGCCCAAAAGCTTTAGCTATTCTCCTAACTCTTCAACTTCTGAGGTTTCTTCAACTTCAGTTAGCAAGGTCCCTATAGGGCACAATCCAGGGCTCCCAACCTCAAGTTTTAAGCCACCATCCAACTCACTGGGATTTTCTGCTTCCCACAGTGCAAGTCCTGCCATTCCAGCCACTGAACCTGCTATGGGGCAGTCTTCTGAGATCTCTAAGCCAAAGCTAGAGTCAGAGCCCACTTCCCCAAGCCTAGAGATGAAGATCCATAATTTTTTGAAAGGTAACCCTGGCTTCAGTGGATTAAACCTGAACATCCCAATCCTCAGCAGCTTGGGGGCCAGTATTCCAGCTGAGAGCCATCCATCTGACTTTCAGCGAGGCCCAACAAGCACTTCCATGGACAACATTGATGGAACTCCTGTCCGGGATGAACGGAGTGGGACTCCTACCCAGGATGAGATGATGGACAAGCCTACATCCAGTAATGTGGATACTATGTCCTTGCTGTCCAAAATCATTAGCCCTGGCTCTTCCACACCCAGCAGTACAAGGTCACCACCACCAGGGAGGGATGATAGCTATTCCCAAGAGCTATCTAACTCTGTATCTTCCTATCGGCCTTTTGGCCTAGGCAGTGAATCCCCCTACAAGCAAACTTCTGATGGAATGGAGAGGCCATCCTCCCTCATGGATTCACCACAGGAAAAGTTCTACCCAGATACCTCTTTCCAGGAGGATGAGGATTACAGAGATTTTGAATACTCAGGCCCCCCTCCATCAGCCATGATGAATCTAGAGAAGAAGCCAGCTAAGTCTATCCTAAAAGCAAGCAAGCTTTCTGACACCGACTACCAACCCATCATGTCCAGCTACAGCCACAGGACACAGGAATTTGGTGTGAAGTCTACCTTCCCTCCAGCAATGAGGGCTCTCCTGGACCCAAGTGAGAGTTGTGaccatctctcctcttctcctggcctgtatGGTGCCTATAACCTAAGAGGGAATGAGTCTGGGTCAGACCGGTCACCATCACCGAGTAAGAAtgattcctttttctctcctgactccaaccaCAGTAGCCTTTCTCAGTCTGCCAGTGTACACCTCGGCTTACCCCAGAAGCAGTACCCAGACTCTCCTCACTCGATCCCACATCGCTCCCTTTTCTCTCCACAGAGCACCCTTGCCACTCCCACAGGCCGGCCACCCACTTCAGGTGTGGAAAAAGTCCTGGCCTCCACCATTTCTACCACTTCAACAATTGAGTTTAAGAATATGCTCAAAAATGCGTCACGAAAGCCCTCCGACGATAAGCACTTTGGCCAGGCCCCCAGCAAGGGTAGCACGAGCGATGGAGTCAGCCTTGCCAGCCTCGTCCAACCCAGCTTGAGTTCCAGtgatcagcagcagcagcagcagcagccagaggAGCACTACCGCATAGAAACCCGAGTCTCCTCTTCTTGCCTAGACTTACCTGATAGTACCGAGGAGAAAGGGGCCCCCATAGAAACCTTGGGTTACCATAATGCCTCCAACAGGAGGATGTCAGGGGAGCCCATCCAGACAGTAGAGTCCATCCGGGTGCTGGGGAAAGGGAATAGAGGACATGGGCGTGAGCCTTCGAGGGTGGGTTGGTTTGAGCTGAGCCCCTCAGGCAGCTCCTTTGACAATGGCCCCTCGAGTGCCTCAGAGCTGACCTcccttgggggtgggagtggaggggggCTTTCTGGCTTCAAAGCAGCGGCATACAAGGAGCGGGCACCCTCATTTCAGGAAAGTGTCAGCTTTCGTGCCAGCAACTTCAACTCTACTTTTGAAcaccatctccccccaccccccttggaGCATGGGGCACCCTTCCAGAGAGAGCCTATGGGGCCATCATCTGCCCCACCTGTTCCCTCTAAGGAGCATGGTGGGCTCTTCTCTCGGGATACTCCCAGCCACCTGGCCTCTGTGGATCTTTCAAACCCCTTCACAAAGGAAGCAGCCCTAGCCCATggtgccccaccccctcctcctggaGATCATAGTGGGGTTCCCTTCTccactccacctcctcctccGCCCCCTGGGGAGcacagcagcagtggtggcagtggcgtCCCTTTTTCtaaccctccccctcctcctccccctgttGACCACTCAGGGGTGGTCTCCTTCCAAGCCCCACCCCTGGCAGAGCACAGTGGAGTGCCGGGGCCTGTCGCGGTGTTCTCCAAGGAGCATAGCTCCCTTCTCCAAGGGAATCTGGCTGAGCATTTTGGAGTGCTCCCAGGACCCCGGGACCCCACACAGAGGGACCTCAATGGCCCTGGCCTGAGCCGTGTCCGTGAGGGCCTAAGCCTGCCTACACATTCTCGAGAGCACCTAGGCCCAACCCacggaggaggtggggggggcagcagcagcagtggcccGGCCTTGGGTCCCCCACACAGAGACACCATCAGCCGGAGCGGAATGATCTTACGGAACCCCCGGCCAGACTTTCGGCCTAGGGAATCTTTTCTCAACAGAGACCCATTTCACAGCTTAAAGAGGCCCAGGCCACCTTTTGCTAGGGGCCCTCCGTTCTTTGCACCAAAACGCCCATTCTTCCCTCCCAGGTACTGA